Below is a genomic region from Planctomycetia bacterium.
CGCACGAAACGAAGTGCGCGAGATCTCCCTCACCGGATTGGTAGGCAACCCTATCGAACTGCCGGGCATCGGCTCCGTCGGTGGTTTCGGCGGCCGGCGCGATGCGAAGGAGACGTTCTACTCCTTCACCGGCTTCACGACGCCGACGATCATCTATCGCTACGATCTCACGACGGGCAAGTCGACCGTGTTTCGCAAAGCCGAAGTCGACTTTCAACCCGAAGACTTCGAGACGAAGCAGATTTTTTATGCCAGTCGCGACAGCACGCGCATCCCGATGTTCATCACCTACCGCAAAGGGCTCAAGCTCGACGGCTCGAACCCGACGATTCTCTACGGCTACGGCGGCTTCAACATCTCGCTAACGCCCAGCTTCGCGGCCGGCCGCATTGCGTGGCTCGAGCAAGGAGGAGTGCTGGCGATTCCCAATCTGCGCGGCGGAGGGGAATATGGACGCCGGTGGCACGAAGAGGGCATGGTCGAGCGAAAACAAAACGTGTTCGACGACTTCATCGCCGCGGCCGAGCGCCTCATCGCCGATGGCTACACTCGTCCCGACAAGCTCGCGATCTCGGGCGGCAGCAACGGCGGACTCTTAGTCGGCGCGTGTCTCACGCAACGGCCCGATCTGTTCGGCGCGGCGGTGCCCGACGTCGGCGTGATGGACATGCTCCGCTTTCATAAGTTCACGATCGGTTGGGCCTGGGCCTCGGAATATGGATCGTCGGACGATGCCAAGCAATTCGCCGTGCTCCATAAATACTCGCCGTTGCACAATCTGAAGTCGGGCACGAAGTACCCTGCCGTACTCGTCACGACGGCCGACCACGACGATCGTGTCGTCCCGGCGCATAGCTTCAAGTTCGCCGCGGCCTTGCAAGCCGCGCAAGCCGGCGATGCGCCGACGTTGATCCGTATCGAAACCAGCGCCGGCCACGGAGCGGGAACGCCGACGACGAAGCAGATCGAAAAACTCGCCGACACGTATGCGTTCCTCAGCCGCGTGCTGAAGATCGAGCGAAAGAAATAAGCATGTCGAACCAGCCTCGCAGGATCACCGAATCGGAAGTGCCGCTGCCGCGCAATCGGATGATTCCGCTGCTCGTGGCGATCGTGTTGATCCTGGCTGCGCGCTATTATTCATCGCGACAAGCACCGGCCCCGATCGATCCGCCTCTTACGGCGAACCAATCGGAAATCGCGCAACCGACGCCGACGGCCACGCCGGAACCGATCTCAAGCCCAATCTCAGACCCGATACCGAAAGCCGCGCCGAAGATTGCGCCGAAGGCTTCCGCACCTCCGGCCGTCCGACCAACGACGACTACGCCGATCTCGGCGAACACCAAAGTCGATTCGCCTCTGCTGATGCGGAATCTTTCGTTGCGCGATCAAGACGGCCGCGTCGTCTATCGCGGCGACATCGATCTTCGTCCGGTTTTGGAACGGATCGATTCCGGCCGACGGTTGCGGTTCTCGCACGATGGCTCGACGTTTCAAAATCGCGAAGGCCGGCTTCCCAAGCATCCCGCAGGCTACTATCAGGAATGGGTCGTCCCGACGCCGGGCGAAGACGGGCCGGGGCCGCAGCGAATCGTCACCGGAGCTCAAGGCGAAGTTTGGTACACGCACGATCACTATCGCAGCTTCCAGCGCATCCCGGTCGCTACTCCCTCGAAGAACTTGCAGCAGGACGATAACCGATGACCGACGAAGCGACCGACCAAGTAAAACCGGAAGCGAAGACCGGCTTCGAGTTCCTCGAAAAACCTTCGACCTATCGCGACGCCGAGGCACTCGTCGTCCATGTGCCTGTCGCAGCGCGCGGTAAGCAGAAGGTACTCGGCGCGCTGGCGAAAGGGCTACGGTTCCCTTCCTACTTCGGCTGGAACTGGGACGCGCTCGACGAATGCCTGCGCGACCTTTCGTGGCTCGGCGAAGTGCGCCGCATCTCGATCGTCCACGACGGCCTGCCGTTTTCCCCTCGGGCCGACTTGTTCTATCTCTATCGCGATCTGCTCGCCGAAGCAGCCGCCGCGCAGAGTTCCTCCGCCGAGCCGCGCACGTTGAAAATCATCTTTCCCGCCGCTTCTCAGCCGCTTTTCGAGGCCTAACGCCTCCGTTGCCGCACCTTCGCTTGCCGCGCTGCGTAGAATGAATTGCGTTCTCGAAACGCATCGACATTGCGTGCTGCATGAAAGGTGTCCGAGCGATGAACAAACCCTACTCCGACGAATTCGAATGGCGCCGGCTTCAAGCCGGCGACGAACAAGCGAGCAACTCCCCGCGCAATGAACCGACTGCGAATCGCGCTCGGCCCGAGGCCGGCGGCGGCGACCAGGACTTGCTCGACGCCTACTCGCGGGCCGTCATTACCGTCGTTCGCCAAGTCGGGCCGGCGACGTTGTCGATCGTCGGTCGCGACGACGAGCCTCCGCGCGGCTCCGGTTCGGGTCTCGTTCTATCGAGCGACGGCTACGCGCTTACCAATAGCCATGTCGTGGCCGGGCGTGCGCGGTTGCGAGCCGTTACCGAAGAAGGGGACGCCATCGATGCCGAGACCGTCGGCGATGATCCGGCCGTCGACCTCGCGCTGTTGAAGCTCAAGTCGCGCGATCTCCCGACGCTGCCGTTCGGCGAATCGGCGTCTTTGCAGGTCGGGCAGTTGGTGATCGCGGTCGGTAATCCGTTTGGGTTGCAATCGACCGTATCGACCGGCGTCGTGAGCGCGATCGGGCGTTCGATGCGCGGCGGCGATGGGCGGCTCATCGAGAACGTCGTGCAGCACACCGCACCGCTCAACCCGGGCAATTCCGGCGGCCCGCTGGTCGACTCGCGCGGCAGGCTCGTCGGCGTCAATACGGCGATCGTCGCGCAAGGGCAGGGGCTCGGCTTCGCCGTGCCGGCCGATACGGCTCGCTGGGTCGTCGACGAACTGACCAACTACGGCAGAGTCCGACGTCCGACGCTCGGCATCTCGATCACGGTGGTGCCGCTCCCGAAGCGGCTCGTACGCGATCTCGATCTCTTGAGCGATCGAGCGGTACGCGTCGTGGAAGTGCGGCGCGGTGGTGCTGCGCATGCCGCGGGACTGGAAGTCGACGATCTGATCGTGAGCGTCAACGGACGGGTGGTCCTTTCGTCCGACGACTTGCATCGCCTGCTCGGCGGGCCGGCCGCCGATCGCACGTTGCTGTTCGGAGTGGTGCGCGACGAGCGCTACGAAGAGATTCTCGTTCAAGCGAGGCCCGCGGTTTAAGGGGAGTCCGCCGAAGGCTTGTCGGGCCCGAGCGACCGCTGCATCCATTCGGCCACGGCCTGCGACTGCGCGTCGTCTCTAGCTGCGAGCGTCGCGGCGACACGTCGGCGGCGCACTTCGCTTTGGTTTTGATTCAGCTTCCATTTTCCTTCCCAGCGCTCGACCGTGATCCGGAAGCCGACGATTTGCTTTACCAGCGCTTCGCTCAGCGCCGAGGTCGGGTCGAACTCCCAGGGTTGCGGCAGCGCTCGTTCGTAGAGCGCGACCGAGTCGCGCAAGATCCGCCGTAGCTCGAGCGGATCTTCCGTAAATTCGATCGTGCCGTACGCATGCACCGCGATGTAGTTCCACGTCGGCACCGTGTTCGGCTCGCCGTACCAAGTCGGGCTCACGTAGGCATGCGGACCGTTGAAGATCACCAAGGCGGTCTGACCGTCCGAATCACGCCATTGCGGATTGCTGCGGGCCATGTGCCCGACGAGCGACGCTCGACCGGTCGCTACATCCGCAGCGGAGTCGCGGCGAAGATGGAGCGGCAAGTGCGAAGCGAAAGGGAGTCCGTCGTGCGAAGTGACGAGCGAGGCGAAGCCGTTTCGTTCGACGAAGTCGAAAATTTTCTCGTGGTCGGTCTCGCGAAAATGATCGGGACTATACATTCGCCGAGACTTTCATTTCGAGGGAAGAATGAGGGGGGGGCGGTTCGAGGCTAGACTATGCCATACCGTCTGTGGCTGCCACTTCGACGCTCGAATTCTCCTTAAAAGAGCCGACTGCCCGACCGAGGTTCGCTCGTTTACAATGTCGCGATGCAACTTTCTCTGATGATCACTTGCTTGGGAGATGTCGTTCGGCCGGAGGTCGGCAAAGCGACGGTGCGGCTCTTGCGCAGGCTCGGGCACGAGGTCGATTTCCCGGCGGCCCAGACTTGTTGCGGCCAGCCGTTTTACAATTCCGGTTTCAAGGAACAGGCCCGCGACCAGGCGCAGCACACGATCCGCGCTTTCGCCGGCGAGCGAACGGTCGTCGTGCCGTCGGGCTCTTGCGCGGCGATGGTGAAGGTCGAGTATCCGCACTTGTTCGAGCCGGGGAGCGAGTGGCATACACGAGCCGTGGAGCTAGCAAGTCGGACATTCGAATTGGCGGACTTCTTGGTGAACCGGCTGGCGGTGATCGACGTCGGAGCGAAGTTCGACGGGAAGGTCACCTATCACTACGCGTGCCATCTACGAGGTCTCGGCTTGGCGGGCGAGGCCGAGCAATTGATTCGCGCCGTGCGCGGAGTTACCTACGTTCCGCTCGGCCACGACGATCAATGTTGCGGCTTCGGCGGATCGTTCTCGGTGCGCTATCCCGAAATTTCCAACGCGATGGTCAGCGATAAGACGCGTTGCATCGAGGCCACGGAAGCCGATGCGGTGGTGAGCACCGATGCCGGATGTTTGATGAATATCGGCGGCAAGCTCCATCGCGACGGCCGGACCGTGCGCGTGTTGCACTTGGCCGAGTTGTTGGAATCGCGCTAGAGCTCGGGCCGTGGCCCGGCGTAAAGCAGCGAGCAATCGTCTAACAGGCTTGCACGCGCGCCGCCGAGCGGTTCCACTCTCGGACATCGATCACCGCTCGAGTTGTTCTATTTCGGGAGTCGGACCGCCATGAGTTATACGCCCCGCATTTTGGCTTTTGCCGGTAGCTTGCGCAAGGATTCGTTCAATAAAAAGTTGGCGGCGATCGCCGCGCAAGGGGCGCGCGAGGCCGGTGCCGAAACGACGGTCGTCGACCTGCGCGACTTCCCGCTCCCGCTTTTCGATCAAGATCTGGAAGCGGCCGAAGGAATGCCGGCGGCCGGCCGGCAACTGAAGGACCTGTTCCTCAAGCACGATGGCTTGCTGATCGCCTCGCCCGAGTACAACAGCTCGATCACGGCGCCGCTCAAGAACGCGCTCGATTGGGTCTCGCGACCGTCGGCCGCCGGCGAGCCGGGCCTGACGGCTTACGCAGGCAAGACGGCGGCGATCGTCGCGGCGTCGCCCGGCGCGCTCGGCGGCTTGCGAGGGCTCGTTCATCTGCGCTCGATCCTGGGCAATATCCAGGTGCTCGTGCTGCCCGATCAGATTGCGATCGTGAAAGCGCACGAAGCCTTCGGCGACGACGGACTGCTGAAAGATGCGAAGCAGCAAGCGGCGGTGCTCGCGATCGGTGCGAAGCTCGCCGCGACGATCGCGAAGCTCAAAGCTTAATTTGCGCGCAGAGAGCGAGAGCGCTAAAAAAGAAGACGCCCGTCGGCTGGGTCAAAACCGACGGGCGTCGCAGGATTTTCGATGCGTCTCGACAGGTTCGTCTCGGCGAGTCGGAACTACTTCGCAGGGACCGCGCTTTCGATGACCGTTTTCTTTTCTTCGACGATGACCTTATTTGCATTGGTCCGTTCGTCGACCGGGCCGAACTTCGGAGTCGGCACCGCGGTGTCCATCGGCAGGCTCGGAGCGGCCGTGCCCGACGACGTAGCGTTGCCGCTACCGTAGGTCGACGGAGCCGAGTTCGTCGAAGGAGCAATCGATGGTGCAACGGTCGGCTCTTTGCGAACTTCGCCGGTCGAAGCCGCCGGAGCCGGCGTCAGATAGATCGGGTTGCCGCAAGCGTCGAGCGGCACTTTGTTCACGACGATATGCGGCACGCGGTAAGTGTACTGCACGGGCACGCGCTTCTCGACCACATGCGGCACTTGCACCTTCTGCACGACTTGCTCTTGGCGGCAGACGCGGACTTGTTCTTGCTCGACTCGTTCTTCTTGCACCATCTTCATCGAGGTGACCGGAACTTTCTTCACGACCTCCTCGGTGATCATCTTGCAAACTTGAACCGGAGTCTTCTTCTCGATCCGTTCGACGACTTGGCGATAGGTCGTAACGGGGACCTTGCGAACCTGCTCTTCGGCGATCATGCGGCAAGTTTGCACCGGCACTTCACGCACCATCTCTTCGTTCATATAACGCACCGTTTGCACCGGCACGCGGCGAACTTCCGTACGGGGCACCATCGAGGTCTCGGGCACTTGCGCCGTGACGACGTTAGGCTGATAGATGGTTTGCGGAACGACCGTGGCCGGAGCTTGCATCGGAGTCCAATGCAGGCCGCCCCGTTGATAGGCCGCGGCGCCGGTGAGCGGATCGATCGCGTAACCGCGCTGGTTCCAAGCAAGCCGCGTGCGCACGGCGCCCGGCTGCACGGCGTAGTTCGTCACATACTGGCCTTGGTCGATTTGCACGGGGCGGTAGGTCGTGACTTGTTCCATCACGGTGTAGGCTTCTTCGCGCTCCGACGTTTCGTAGACCGGGCGTTGCACGGTGTAGCGCTCTTCGCGCGTCGACGTTTCCCAGACCGGGCGTTGCACGGTGTAGCGCTCTTCGCGTTCCGACGTTTCCGGAATCTGTCGCACGACGTCGTAGCTTTCGTCGCGGATTTGCGTTTCCCACACCGGCTTCTGTACGGTGTAGCGCTCTTCACGCTCGGATGTTTCGTAGACAGGCTTCGCGACCATATATCGCTTTTCGCGGGTCTGCGTTTCCCAGACTGGTTTGAAACTGGTCACTTCGCGCTCTTCGTACACGGTTTCGTTTTCCAGACGATACGCGGTGACGGCGCGATCTTCGTAGACGGTTTGATAGTCGAGGCGGTACGTCGTCGTCGGAATGGCGACAGGCGGCGTGGCGCACGATTGACAAGATTGGCCGTAAGCCGAGCCGGTGTGGTTACCGACGAAACCTGCGGCGGCGCATCCGGCAGCGAGGAACGAGAAGAATTTTTTCATACAAGCATGACCCCTACACGACACTTCGATGTGGTTAAACTCGCGTTTTGCATTCGGTCGAGAAGCGGCGGCTCTCCGAGCTGCGCTTCGCAACGTCTGCGTCGTGCATCCGTGCGCTCGACTTCCATACGCAACTTCGAGGCCGGCCGTTCACGCTATCGTGCGAATCTCGTCGAGCATGCGCTGCACGCTACGAATTCGACACCGGGGAGACGTGATGCGGTCGATCTTGCTTTGCGTCTTTGCCACGCGCGAGTCCCTTGTCGCGAGGCCTCTCGTTAGCAGTTTGCTAATGAGAAGGTCGGCTTGCCCGCAGATCGCCTGAGCGCTCCGAAAATACAAGCCATCTAAAACATAGCTCGGAAACGCCGAAGAAGTGCGTAAAAATCCTCAAGATTTCGCGAGCCTGAGCCGCAGGCGGCACAGCCTGCGCAATCGTTAAATTCGCCGGCGGTAGTAGCGCAAGCAGCGGAATCAGCGAGGGTTGAAGCAACTCTTCCGAGGCGAGCGGCCGGTGTGAACCGGCCGTTTCGGTGAGACGCGTTAAGTTACGGCGTCGAGATCGATGACGTCTGCCGCGCAAAAAGTGACAGATCCGTGTGAGGCTTCGAAGTCGGCAACTTCAACGCCCAGGTCGTCCCATTGGCGGTGTCGAATGTCCAAGATGATCATTCCGTTCGTCGGCGCAGGAAACCCTTCTCCGATCACTAATCGTCGAGGTCGGAAGAATCGAAGACGACGAACCGTCGATTGTCGCCTAAGAGTCAGGTCGAGAAATGAATTGCGACAATCTTCGGGATCATTTTGGTAGTCGAATCGAATGATTTCGTATTCGTGTGGCCGATCGATAATCGAATGAATCGGGCTATCACCGTAGGTGTCGGTCATATGATCCTAATCAAAGCGATATACAAGGGCGAGTCGGCATCGATCGCGGTGCCCGGCGTGTTATGAATTTCGGCTTCGCCTCGTGCGTTGCGGATCGAGGTCACGAATCCTTTCGTGCTTCCCGGCAACCAACTTCCGTAAGTGTGCCAAGTAAGAAACCAAATCCGATCGCTCGGCATGGAGTCGGCTCGTAAAGTCATTTGGGCGATGATCGATACTACTTAAGGCGAGCGGCCGGTGTCAGCCGGCCGGTCACATTGGTG
It encodes:
- a CDS encoding NAD(P)H-dependent oxidoreductase — its product is MSYTPRILAFAGSLRKDSFNKKLAAIAAQGAREAGAETTVVDLRDFPLPLFDQDLEAAEGMPAAGRQLKDLFLKHDGLLIASPEYNSSITAPLKNALDWVSRPSAAGEPGLTAYAGKTAAIVAASPGALGGLRGLVHLRSILGNIQVLVLPDQIAIVKAHEAFGDDGLLKDAKQQAAVLAIGAKLAATIAKLKA
- a CDS encoding FMN-binding negative transcriptional regulator — translated: MYSPDHFRETDHEKIFDFVERNGFASLVTSHDGLPFASHLPLHLRRDSAADVATGRASLVGHMARSNPQWRDSDGQTALVIFNGPHAYVSPTWYGEPNTVPTWNYIAVHAYGTIEFTEDPLELRRILRDSVALYERALPQPWEFDPTSALSEALVKQIVGFRITVERWEGKWKLNQNQSEVRRRRVAATLAARDDAQSQAVAEWMQRSLGPDKPSADSP
- a CDS encoding trypsin-like peptidase domain-containing protein translates to MNKPYSDEFEWRRLQAGDEQASNSPRNEPTANRARPEAGGGDQDLLDAYSRAVITVVRQVGPATLSIVGRDDEPPRGSGSGLVLSSDGYALTNSHVVAGRARLRAVTEEGDAIDAETVGDDPAVDLALLKLKSRDLPTLPFGESASLQVGQLVIAVGNPFGLQSTVSTGVVSAIGRSMRGGDGRLIENVVQHTAPLNPGNSGGPLVDSRGRLVGVNTAIVAQGQGLGFAVPADTARWVVDELTNYGRVRRPTLGISITVVPLPKRLVRDLDLLSDRAVRVVEVRRGGAAHAAGLEVDDLIVSVNGRVVLSSDDLHRLLGGPAADRTLLFGVVRDERYEEILVQARPAV
- a CDS encoding (Fe-S)-binding protein produces the protein MQLSLMITCLGDVVRPEVGKATVRLLRRLGHEVDFPAAQTCCGQPFYNSGFKEQARDQAQHTIRAFAGERTVVVPSGSCAAMVKVEYPHLFEPGSEWHTRAVELASRTFELADFLVNRLAVIDVGAKFDGKVTYHYACHLRGLGLAGEAEQLIRAVRGVTYVPLGHDDQCCGFGGSFSVRYPEISNAMVSDKTRCIEATEADAVVSTDAGCLMNIGGKLHRDGRTVRVLHLAELLESR
- a CDS encoding barstar family protein — protein: MTDEATDQVKPEAKTGFEFLEKPSTYRDAEALVVHVPVAARGKQKVLGALAKGLRFPSYFGWNWDALDECLRDLSWLGEVRRISIVHDGLPFSPRADLFYLYRDLLAEAAAAQSSSAEPRTLKIIFPAASQPLFEA